The DNA window CACGCCGGCCAGCCCGTCGCGGCCCCGCCGGTGGGCCACCACCCCGGCGACCAGCAGGGCGACGGGCACCGGGTCCCAGTTCACGAACGCCAGCAGGGCCAGCGTCGGCGCGCCCGCCCACCACAGCAGTCGCCGGGGCGGCCGGCCGGCCGCTGCCAGCAGCCCCAGGGTGGCCAGGGCCGCGGCCGCGCCGAGCGCCGCGGTGGCGTGGAAGAACGCCGCCGCGCGCTGTGCGGGTGGGGTCAGGGCCGCCACCCGCGCCGCCGCCCACATCTGGGCGCCGGTCAGCACCGGGTACTCCACGGCGTGCTCGCGGCCGGGGTGGTCGGCGTAGAGGGGCGCGCCCTCGCTCAGCCCGCTGGAGAACCACAGGGCGTACACGTCGGTGTAGCACCACTGCGTGTACTGCTCACCGCCGGACCAGGCACCCTCGCCGAGGCAGCGCGCCTTCGACCACCACCCGAGCGCCAGGACGGCACAGCACACCACGACGACGCCGACGAGCACGGCGGGGCGCGATGACGACGGCCGGGGGTGCACCGGCCGACCCTAGCCCGCCGCCGGCGATCGCTCGCTGCCGGGAGCCGGGCGGGCTGTGCCGGCGGCTAGACGCGACCGCGACCCCGGAAGCCGAAGACGGCCCCGAGGACGACGAGCACCGCGGCGATGACGAGGAGCCAGAGCAGCCCCTCCACCAGCAGGCCGATGCCGCCGAAGATCAGCGCGAGCAGGACGAGTGCGATGACGATTCCCATGCAAGCAGTCATACCCGCGTCCGCCACGGTTACACCAGGGTGGTCAGCCGAGTACGGCCTCCGCGTCGGCCTCCGACGACGCCACCACCCGGCCACGGCGGGCCAGGCGGCGGCGGGTGAGCGTCCAGACGCCGGCGGCCAGGAGCGGTGGCACGACCACGCACGTGATGCGGAAGAACCAGGTGATGGTCTCGATCGGCACGCCCGTCAGGCTGGACAGGATGTCGTTGGTGGCCGCCGCCGACAGCAGCAGCACGAAGCTGAACGTGCCCAGCGCCACGGCCGCGCGCAGCGGGACGTCCAGCGGGTTCTGCAGGACGTGCCAGTCGCCCTCGAGGCGGTAGACCCGCCGCTCGAGGAACGGGTAGGCGATCAGCACGACGAAGATCCCGGCGGGCAGCAGCGCCCCGGCGACGAACACGCCCGACACGGTCATGCCGAGCATCCGGAACTCCAGCGGCGGGAAGATCCGCAGGGCCCCCTCCAGCCAGAACAGGAACCAGTCGGGCTGGGCCTGGTTGCCGACCTCCCCGGCGACGTAGGGGCCGATCAGCAGCACGTCGCTCCACGGGATCAGCACCGCAGCGGTCGCCAGCAGCCCGCCGATCCACAGCATGAGGGTCGTCGAGGCGGAGAACTGGTGCGGCCACAGCGGCTTGCCGAGGACGAACCGGTGCCCGTCGATGCCCGACCGCGGGAACTGCGTGTGGCGCTGGCGGGTCATGACCGCCAGGTGCACGCTGATCAGCCCGATCAGCAGCGCCGGGATCCACAGCACGTGGAAAACGTAGAAGCGCGGGATCAGGTTGGCGGTCAGGAAGTCGCCGCCGAAGATCCAGAAGGCCATCTGGTCGCCGACGTAGGGCACGGCGAGCAGCGACGAGTAGGCGATGCGCAGGCCGATGCCGGCCAGCGCGTCGTAGGGCAGCGAGTACCCGGTGAAGCCCGACGCGAACGTGAGCAGCAGCAGGCCCACCCCGACGTGGTAGTTGATCTCCCGGGGCCGGCGGAACGCCCCGGTCAACAGGATCCGCAGCATGTGCAGCACGGTCGCGGCGATGAACAGGTGGCTGGCACCGCGGTGCAGCCGCCGGAAGAACAGGCCGCCGGGCACGTCGTGGGACAGCCGCACGATCGACTCGAACGCCCCCGGCAGCTCCCGCCCCTCGTACAGCGGCATGGCCCCCGTGTAGGTGACCAGGTCCGAGGAGGGGCGGTAGAACATCGTCAGGAAGACCCCGGTGACGACCAGCACGAGGAAGCTGAACAGCGCCACCTCGCCGAGCAGGAACGACCAGTGGTCGGGGAACACCTTGTTCAGGACTTTGCGGCTGGGCTTGCGCAGCCGCAGGCGCTCGTCCAGGGCGTCGAACAGCAGCGCGAACAGCGGCGTCACGGTGTCGCCTCGCTCGCGTGGCCCTCGTCGGCGTCGGGGTCGGCGTCGGGGTCGGCGTCGGGGTCGGCGGGCCGGTCGGGGAACATCGCGACTCGCCCGGCGATGAACATGCAGGAGAAGATGGTCGCCAGGGCCAGCAGTGCGACGAACCCCGCCAGGTACACGGGGTGCAGCTCGCCGAGGCCGATCGGGGTGGTGTCCTCGTGGGCGATCTCGTCGAGGTAGGCGACGAGGTGCCCGAGCCCCTCGTCACTGATCTGCTCCTCGGCGAAGCGCGGCATCTGGAACGGCCCCACCCGGACCGCCTCGGCGATGACGGTTGGCTCCCGGCCCAACACGTTCGGGGTGATCGCGCCGCCGCCGGCCACCCCACCGCCCGCGGTGTAGCCGTGGCAGGCCGCGCAGTGCGTGGCGTACAGCTCGCGGCCCACCGGCGCCTGCCCGCCCTCCGGTTCGGGCACGTCGCCCTCCAGGTCGAACCGCTCGGTCAGGTAGGAGACCAGAGTCTCGCGCTCGCTGTCGTTCCACCGGCGCCCCCGGCCCGAGCCGTCGACCCGCGCGGGGGGCATCCGACCGGTGCGCAGCGCGAGGTCGACGCGGGCCACCTCCATGCCCACCAGCGCCGGCGCCGTCTCGGCGGGGTCGGCGCCCCCCGTGCCGTCGGCGGCGTGGCAGCGGGCGCAGTGCACCGTGTAGAGGGTGTCGCCCCGCCCGCCCTCCCCGGCGGGCGGATCGGCGTCGGCGTCGCCGGTGTCGGCCCCCGCGATCCCCAGTCCCCCCGCGCCCCCCGCGACGAGCAGCCAGGCCACCGCGGCGGCAGCGATGACGGTCGCCCAGGAGGCCACGGGCAGCAGGGTCCGCCAGCGCGTGGTCGTCGCCGCCTTCGCCAGCCTCACCCGGAGACCCGATCGCCTGCCATGTGCGCGTCCCGCGCGTCGGTCCCCCCGCCCCCCGCCGCCCGCCCCCGGGCACGCCGGCGCCCCAGGGCGCGCACCGTCGCGCCGAGCACCGGGCGCGCGCGGACCGCCACCTCCAGGGGTCGGGAGCACACGTCGCTGTCGATGGCGGGATCGTAGGCCACCAGCCGGCGTTCGACGAAGGGTCGGCGCAACAGCGCCGTGAACGGCGCGGTCCCCCGCACGCGGCGGCGGTGCGCTCATCCGAACGCCGGGCCGACCTGCTCGACGAAGTCGCCCATCGCCACCAGGAAGCCGTCGTCGTCGACGCCCAGCGGCAGCTGCGGCAGCGCGCGGGCCGTCGGCCCGAAGGTCGGCACCGCGCCGCGGGCCGCGTCGAACGTGGACTGGTGGCAGGGGCAGAACAGCGCGTCGTCGCGCTCGCGGAACAGCCCCACGGGGCAGCCCGCGTGGGTGCACACCTTGGAGTAGGCGACCAGCTCGCCCTGCACGACCCAGTCCGGGTTGGTGGGCTCCTGGGGAGGCCCCGAGGACAGGCGCACGAGCACGACCGCGGAGTTCTCGACGCCGATGGCGTCCTCGGGCCACACCGTGGATATACCGCCGAGGGCGACGTCGTCGGGCCGCAGCGGCGCCCCGTCGGTGGTCACCAGGCGCTGACCGGCCTCCCACGCGGTGCGCCGCAGCGCGTCGCCGGGTTTCGGCCCGAGCGACGCCACCGGTGCCGCCAGGCTCAACCCGAACAGCGCCGCCGCGCCGATCAGCAAGCGCTGCAGCAGGCTGCGCCGGCCCACGGGGCCGACCTCGGCGACGGGCTCCTCGGCGCCCTCCTCCCGGGTCGGTTCCGCCTCCGGGACCTCGCGGGGCTCCAGGCCCTCGATGTCGGGGTAGGCGGAGGCGAAGTAGCGCCGCACGGCCACCGCCAGCGCCAGCAGCCCGAGCGCCAGCGCGCCGCCGTACAGCCACAGCGGCGCCCCGGCCAGCAGGCCCGCGGCGAACACCAGGGCGCTGGCGCCGGCGACCAGCGCCGCGCCGGCGTCGATCGTGTCGTTGACCTCGCTCGGCGGCGGGAGGCGCTGGCCGACCACGTACAGGCCGTCGTGGGCCTGCTCGGCCTCGGCCTCCTCCGCAGGGGGCGCGGGCTCGGGCGGGTCGCTCACGGGGTGGTTCCTTTGGGTGTCGTGGTCCCCGCTCGGGGCGGCGGCGTGCCGGCGCCCTTTCCTACCACGGATCGCCGGGATCCACGTGTCGGGCATGGGGCGCGCGTCGGGGGGTCGGGGTGGCGCGGGATGGCGCCGGCCTGCGATGCTGCCGGTATGCACGCCGACGTCACCATCCGGCCCGCCCGGGACGACGAGCTCGACCGGGTCGCGACGCTGCTCGTCGACGCCTACGCCGAGTACGCCGCGCGCATGTCCCCCGACGCCTGGGCGTCGTTCGCGCAGGACATCGGCAACGTGCGCGGCCGCATGATGGAGGCCGAGGTGGTCGTCGCCGACC is part of the Egibacteraceae bacterium genome and encodes:
- a CDS encoding cytochrome b N-terminal domain-containing protein → MTPLFALLFDALDERLRLRKPSRKVLNKVFPDHWSFLLGEVALFSFLVLVVTGVFLTMFYRPSSDLVTYTGAMPLYEGRELPGAFESIVRLSHDVPGGLFFRRLHRGASHLFIAATVLHMLRILLTGAFRRPREINYHVGVGLLLLTFASGFTGYSLPYDALAGIGLRIAYSSLLAVPYVGDQMAFWIFGGDFLTANLIPRFYVFHVLWIPALLIGLISVHLAVMTRQRHTQFPRSGIDGHRFVLGKPLWPHQFSASTTLMLWIGGLLATAAVLIPWSDVLLIGPYVAGEVGNQAQPDWFLFWLEGALRIFPPLEFRMLGMTVSGVFVAGALLPAGIFVVLIAYPFLERRVYRLEGDWHVLQNPLDVPLRAAVALGTFSFVLLLSAAATNDILSSLTGVPIETITWFFRITCVVVPPLLAAGVWTLTRRRLARRGRVVASSEADAEAVLG
- a CDS encoding cytochrome c, which encodes MRLAKAATTTRWRTLLPVASWATVIAAAAVAWLLVAGGAGGLGIAGADTGDADADPPAGEGGRGDTLYTVHCARCHAADGTGGADPAETAPALVGMEVARVDLALRTGRMPPARVDGSGRGRRWNDSERETLVSYLTERFDLEGDVPEPEGGQAPVGRELYATHCAACHGYTAGGGVAGGGAITPNVLGREPTVIAEAVRVGPFQMPRFAEEQISDEGLGHLVAYLDEIAHEDTTPIGLGELHPVYLAGFVALLALATIFSCMFIAGRVAMFPDRPADPDADPDADPDADEGHASEATP
- a CDS encoding Rieske 2Fe-2S domain-containing protein, with amino-acid sequence MSDPPEPAPPAEEAEAEQAHDGLYVVGQRLPPPSEVNDTIDAGAALVAGASALVFAAGLLAGAPLWLYGGALALGLLALAVAVRRYFASAYPDIEGLEPREVPEAEPTREEGAEEPVAEVGPVGRRSLLQRLLIGAAALFGLSLAAPVASLGPKPGDALRRTAWEAGQRLVTTDGAPLRPDDVALGGISTVWPEDAIGVENSAVVLVRLSSGPPQEPTNPDWVVQGELVAYSKVCTHAGCPVGLFRERDDALFCPCHQSTFDAARGAVPTFGPTARALPQLPLGVDDDGFLVAMGDFVEQVGPAFG